From Oryza brachyantha chromosome 9, ObraRS2, whole genome shotgun sequence, a single genomic window includes:
- the LOC102716806 gene encoding uncharacterized protein LOC102716806, protein MGHATGLYGPGKKKGNLLRGPGRGTRQLKRSGAVSVCLLLLFFFFPHHHPTRRLRSSARSSPDGGGPGQAPESRESCSAGRSLMTDRNGPICRLPEHLLVEIFIRLPICEWVQISCVSKQWASMFQGECVWQTAIARNWPSAGLRKRWPGPIPRGSARRRFQALYVSENLVSSSGDIDELVGHTYLYLKEQLERPAIPPSSILHGTIIDQFIACGRTGEKAHELASKIWLAVIDNLEENQQTFLLLKHLAQEGEFFLPFPYSRSYKVLWRVFDKLFTDLRDCFSRVDYHDALAGAKSRFQPVPSTWLGH, encoded by the exons ATGGGCCATGCTACGGGCCTATATGGGCCggggaagaagaagggaaATTTGCTACGGGGCCCCGGGAGAGGTACACGACAGCTAAAGCGGAGCGGAGCCGTCAGTGTCTGCCTCCTCctgcttttcttcttcttcccccaccaccacccgaCTCGGCGGCTCCGCTCCTCCGCTCGTTCCTCTCCCGACGGTGGGGGGCCGGGGCAGGCTCCGGAGTCCAGGGAGAGCTGCTCCGCCGGCCGCAG CCTTATGACAGACAGGAACGGACCAATTTGTAGGCTCCCTGAACATCTCCTTGTAGAAATATTTATCCGGCTACCAATATGCGAGTGGGTTCAAATATCATGTGTCAGCAAGCAGTGGGCAAGCATGTTTCAAGGAGAATGCGTGTGGCAAACTGCTATTGCAAGGAACTGGCCATCAGCTGGTTTGCGGAAACGCTGGCCTGGGCCAATTCCCAGAGGTTCTGctaggag GAGATTCCAAGCATTATATGTCAGCGAGAACCTTGTCTCATCCAGTGGGGATATCGATGAGCTTGTTGGTCACACTTATCTCTATTTGAAAGAACAGCTTGAGCGCCCTGCCATTCCTCCTTCGAGCATACTCCATGGGACCATCATTG ATCAGTTCATTGCTTGTGGTAGGACAGGAGAAAAGGCCCATGAACTTGCTTCAAAGATATGGCTTGCAGTTATTGACAACTTGGAAGAAAACCAGCAAACCTTCTTGCTGTTAAAACACCTTGCACAAGAAGGAGAA TTTTTCCTTCCATTTCCATACTCCAGATCATATAAGGTCCTGTGGAGGGTGTTCGACAAGCTGTTCACCGACTTACGCGATTGCTTCAGCCGAGTAGACTACCATGATGCGCTAGCGGGTGCCAAGTCTAGGTTTCAGCCAGTACCTTCTACATGGCTTGGCCACTGA
- the LOC102710153 gene encoding pumilio homolog 5-like — protein sequence MATESVLPLTRETGAGKWPPSKGMSSYDSIPASLSEDELAELSFMPNNDAIFGNWRDSILERSESAPPTMGGSLAALGHLRGQQSGNLEVTLPNLGIGTNNITSKEHLFSDSACVKYCMSKVNLNPRFPPPLVSRNQFSRTFSLDDSSNMSLSLGHSTMSTHKEESEEEKSLGLDSSYVVHAQCDSGQSTSNLGGHISTLADSVKENLHHSNGLYDNSSDILSPNSRDGVSTYSIINSSKNSSLDVVKSQDLNGFPLDAHQHSPRPIETPLSNKLTGESLLASSPPNLSCLDHNTITETCQQRNQSMDSSMKNMNINPDTLSSSLNTLSSSYVMQQWQKNALVKNDLPNLVHVDPVMMITQGTNPQVPFAVNSSFGHMKLHFGDVQLMPHFRMTSPFCTPNSFGVPCYPNLQSPSIWAPPSEVVGYGFPSSSFPPFITYSAPQLPSMSPFDTHLPSVTLPYFPSAVNFATRADLFHPYKMYDHLGVRMPPLVPDQSLMHYMSPPVPDQSLMNYFRQPSIHSYGLGNPYDTVVSNNIVDNLGNISSSPIIDGPEHKFQAPVIVAANASTSRKDERYVGNYGAISPYFGISMPYPVALHGQASSGTCPHDKRNGAKGLQSTPKNMPVDSGIEGQQGREKCEDSKAHNFVEELMSSKTQGVELSDIKGQIVKYSLDQNGSRFIQQKLENCTIEEKDLVFAEVLPHASSLMIDVFGNYVIQKFFEKGSTQQMRDLADKLVGHVFSLSLQIYGCRVIQKALEVIQLERRVVLVRELDGHVLRCVHDQNGNHVIQKCIECIPLEHISFLVSSFHGQVAKLSMHPYGCRVIQRILENCNNNPEGLSIVDEIMQYACILAQDQYGNYVTQHVLEKGNDHERGQIITKLSEQVVSMSQNKFASNVIEKCFKHGDNTERELLIKEIQKQTEGNNYLLVMMKDQYANYVIQKMLETCSQQQIGALLSRMKCHVSLVKKYTYGKHIVSRIEQLCGDGAVQSES from the exons ATGGCTACAGAGAGTGTACTGCCATTGACTAGAGAAACTGGAGCAGGGAAGTGGCCACCAAGCAAGGGCATGAGTTCTTATGATTCTATACCGGCTAGTCTTTCAGAAGATGAGTTAGCAGAGTTGTCCTTCATGCCAAATAATGATGCTATTTTTGGGAACTGGAGAGATTCTATCCTGGAACGTAGTGAAAGCGCTCCTCCTACCATGGGAGGCTCTTTAGCTGCACTTGGTCACCTCAGAGGTCAGCAGAGCGGGAACCTTGAGGTCACATTGCCGAATTTAGGAATTGGAACTAACAATATAACTTCTAAAGAACACCTATTTTCTGATTCGGCGTGTGTCAAATATTGCATGTCCAAGGTGAATTTGAACCCAAGGTTTCCTCCGCCACTCGTTTCAAGGAACCAATTTAGCAGGACATTCTCCCTTGATGATAGCAGCAACATGTCCTTATCTCTTGGTCATTCTACTATGTCAACACACAAGGAAGAATCTGAGGAGGAAAAGTCACTAGGTTTGGATTCAAGTTATGTAGTTCATGCTCAATGTGATTCGGGCCAAAGCACATCTAACTTAGGAGGCCACATTTCAACTCTTGCAGATTCAGTTAAG GAAAACCTTCATCATAGCAATGGTTTATATGACAACTCTTCTGATATTCTAAGTCCAAATTCTAGAGATGGTGTGTCGACTTATTCTATCATTAATTCATCAAAGAATTCATCGCTTGATGTTGTAAAGTCACAAGACTTGAATGGATTTCCACTTGATGCTCATCAACATTCACCTAGACCTATTGAGACTCCACTGAGTAATAAACTTACTGGTGAGAGTCTTCTGGCTTCATCTCCTCCTAATTTATCATGTCTTGACCACAATACTATTACTGAAACTTGTCAGCAAAGAAATCAAAGCATGGACTCCAGTATGAAGAATATGAATATTAACCCAGATACCCTTAGTAGCAGTCTGAATACCTTAAGTAGTTCATATGTTATGCAACAGTGGCAGAAAAATGCCTTAGTGAAGAATGATCTACCAAATCTAGTCCATGTTGATCCTGTGATGATGATTACTCAAGGAACTAATCCTCAAGTTCCATTTGCAGTCAATTCATCTTTTGGTCACATGAAGTTACACTTTGGTGACGTTCAATTGATGCCCCACTTCAGAATGACATCACCTTTTTGTACACCAAATTCTTTTGGGGTCCCGTGCTATCCAAACTTGCAATCACCTAGTATTTGGGCTCCTCCATCCGAAGTTGTTGGTTATGGTTTCCCTAGTTCGTCCTTCCCACCATTTATTACTTATTCCGCTCCTCAACTTCCTTCTATGTCACCTTTTGATACTCATCTTCCAAGTGTTACACTACCTTATTTTCCTTCAGCAGTAAATTTTGCTACAAGAGCTGACTTATTTCACCCATATAAAATGTATGACCATCTTGGGGTACGTATGCCACCACTAGTTCCTGATCAGAGCCTTATGCATTATATGTCGCCACCAGTTCCTGATCAGAGtcttatgaattattttcgGCAACCTTCTATTCATTCATATGGTTTGGGAAATCCATATGATACAGTGGTTTCAAATAACATTGTGGATAACCTTGGTAACATTTCTAGTTCACCAATCATAGACGGACCAGAGCATAAATTCCAGGCCCCAGTTATTGTAGCTGCTAATGCCTCTACTTCTAGAAAAGATGAAAGGTATGTTGGGAATTATGGGGCCATCTCACCTTACTTTGGCATATCAATGCCTTATCCAGTAGCTTTACATGGGCAAGCTTCTTCTGGAACATGTCCTCATGACAAAAGAAACGGTGCCAAAGGATTGCAATCCACCCCAAAAAATATGCCTGTTGATTCTGGGATAGAAGGGCAACAGGGGAGAGAGAAGTGTGAAGATTCAAAGGCACATAATTTTGTTGAAGAACTAATGTCTAGCAAAACTCAAGGCGTCGAGTTGTCCGACATCAAagggcaaatagttaaatatag TTTGGATCAAAATGGAAGTCGATTCATTCAGCAAAAGCTAGAGAATTGCACCATTGAAGAAAAGGACTTGGTGTTTGCTGAGGTCCTTCCTCATGCTTCATCGTTGATGATTGATGTCTTTGGGAATTATGTTATTCAGAAG TTCTTTGAAAAGGGAAGCACACAACAAATGAGAGATCTAGCTGATAAGCTGGTTGGTCATGTATTCTCTCTAAGCCTTCAGATATATGGATGCAGAGTAATTCAGAAG GCCCTTGAAGTAATTCAGCTTGAACGAAGAGTTGTTCTTGTTCGTGAGCTTGACGGACATGTGTTGCGATGTGTTCACGACCAAAATGGAAATCATGTTATACAGAAGTGTATTGAATGTATTCCATTGGAacatattagttttttggtgTCTTCTTTTCATGGCCAGGTTGCCAAACTATCAATGCATCCATATGGATGTCGTGTTATTCAG AGAATCCTCGAGAATTGCAACAATAATCCTGAAGGGCTCTCCATAGTTGATGAAATCATGCAGTATGCTTGCATTCTCGCACAAGATCAATATGGAAACTATGTTACGCAG CATGTTTTGGAGAAAGGAAATGATCATGAAAGGGGCCAAATAATCACTAAATTGTCTGAGCAAGTAGTGTCCATGAGCCAAAACAAATTTGCGTCTAATGTCATAGAGAAGTGTTTTAAACATGGGGACAATACAGAGCGGGAACTTTTGATCAAGGAGATTCAGAAGCAAACCGAGGGCAATAATTATTTACTG GTGATGATGAAGGACCAATATGCTAACTATGTGATACAAAAGATGCTTGAAACATGTAGCCAACAACAGATAGGGGCCCTTCTCAGTCGTATGAAATGCCATGTGTCATTAGTGAAGAAATACACCTATGGCAAACACATCGTCAGCCGAATCGAGCAACTCTGCGGTGATG GAGCTGTGCAGTCGGAATCCTAG
- the LOC102716527 gene encoding ervatamin-C-like — translation MARPSLLHLLPPLLFSIGAALGHADLMLDRFEQWMSRHGCAYADAGEKQRRFEVYRRNVELVEKFNSMSDGYKLADNKFADLTNEEFRAKMLGFRPHVAIPQTLNTCISADRAMLGESGDDVLPKSVDWRKKGAVVPVKNQGDCGSCWAFSAVAAIEGINQIKNGELVSLSEQELVDCDDEAVGCGGGYMSWAFEFVVGNRGLATEASYPYHAAGGACQAAKLNESAVSIAGYRNVTPSSEPDLLRAAAAQPVSVAVDAGSFMFQLYGSGVYTGPCTAEVNHGVTVVGYGEAEPTDAAGGGGAKYWIVKNSWGPEWGDAGYILMQRDAGVASGLCGIALLPSYPVM, via the exons ATGGCCAGGCCATCCTTgctccatcttcttcctcctctcctcttctccatcGGCGCGGCTCTCGGCCACGCCGACCTTATGCTGGACAGGTTCGAGCAGTGGATGAGCAGGCATGGCTGTGCctacgccgacgccggcgagaagCAGAGGAGGTTTGAGGTGTACCGGAGGAACGTTGAGCTCGTCGAGAAGTTCAACTCCATGAGCGATGGTTACAAGCTCGCTGACAACAAGTTCGCCGACCTGACGAACGAGGAGTTCAGAGCTAAGATGCTGGGGTTCAGGCCTCATGTTGCGATCCCCCAAACtctgaacacatgcatttcT GCTGACAGAGCAATGCTCGGAGAGAGCGGCGATGATGTTCTGCCGAAAAGCGTAGATTGGAGGAAGAAAGGAGCAGTGGTGCCAGTGAAGAACCAAGGAGATTGTG GTTCTTGCTGGGCGTTCTCGGCCGTGGCGGCCATAGAGGGGATCAACCAGATCAAGAACGGCGAGCTGGTGTCGCTGTCGGAGCAGGAGCTGGTCGACTGCGACGACGAGGCCgtcgggtgcggcggcgggtaCATGAGCTGGGCGTTCGAGTTCGTCGTCGGCAACCGCGGCCTCGCCACGGAGGCGAGCTACCCGTACCACGCCGCGGGCGGCGCGTGCCAGGCGGCGAAGCTGAACGAGAGCGCGGTGAGCATCGCCGGGTACCGGAACGTGACGCCCAGCAGCGAGCCGGACCTgctgagggcggcggcggcgcagccggtGTCCGtggccgtcgacgccggcAGCTTCATGTTCCAGCTCTACGGCAGCGGGGTCTACACGGGGCCGTGCACCGCCGAGGTGAACCACGGCGTCACCGTGGTGGGGTACGGCGAGGCCGAGCCGacggacgccgccggcggcggcggcgccaagtACTGGATCGTGAAGAACTCGTGGGGGCCGGAGTGGGGCGACGCCGGCTACATCCTCATGCAgcgcgacgccggcgtggCCTCCGGCCTGTGCGGCATCGCGCTGCTCCCGAGCTACCCCGTCATGTGA
- the LOC102709874 gene encoding probable mitochondrial adenine nucleotide transporter BTL1, which translates to MGLHDTHAPDGGGAGAGGGGGGGRYKELLLMALPKDNNLDARKVVEFLGFRLPDVEGIVRAFFRSREVREFASGALAGATSKAILAPLETIRTRMVVGVGSRHIGGSFLEIIEENGWQGLWAGNSINMIRIIPTQAIELGTFELVKRRMAKAQEKWKEEGCPKIQFGKLKIEPPLNLLSPIAVAGASAGIAGTLMCHPLEVIKDRLTINREVYPSISVAFSKIYRTDGIGGLYAGLCPTLIGMLPYSTCYYFMYETIKTSYCRLHKKTSLTQPELLIIGALTGLTASTISFPLEVARKRLMVGALQGKCPPHMIAALSEVVQEEGIQGLYRGWGASCLKVMPNSGITWMFYEAWKDILLSDKYKHHA; encoded by the exons ATGGGTCTCCATGACACGCATGCgcccgacggtggcggcgctggggcgggtggtgggggtgggggcggACGTTACAAGGAGCTGCTCCTGATGGCACTCCCCAAGGACAACAACCTCGATGCGAGGAAGGTCGTAGAGTTCCTCGGCTTCAGGTTGCCCGACGTGGAAGGGATCGTGAGG GCATTTTTTAGGAGTCGAGAGGTTAGAGAATTTGCCAGCGGTGCATTAGCTGGTGCCACATCTAAAGCTATTCTTGCTCCTCTTGAAACTATCag GACAAGAATGGTTGTAGGAGTAGGATCTAGGCATATCGGTGGTAGCTTTCTAGAAATCATTGAAGAAAATGGTTGGCAAGGGCTTTGGGCTGGTAATTCAATCAATATGATTCGTATTATTCCAACTCAAGCAATTGAGCTTGGAACATTTGAGCTTGTCAAAAGGAGAATGGCAAAAGCACAAGAGAAATGGAAGGAAGAGGGATGCccaaaaatacaatttggTAAACTAAAAATTGAGCCGCcgcttaatttattatctccAATTGCTGTTGCTGGTGCATCTGCTGGAATAGCTGGTACATTGATGTGCCACCCTCTTGAAGTCATTAAG GATCGCTTAACTATAAATCGAGAAGTCTATCCTAGTATTAGTGTTGCCTTCAGCAAGATATACCGAACCGATGGAATTGGTGGTCTATATGCCGGCCTCTGTCCAACACTAATTGGCATGCTTCCCTATAGCACATGCTACTACTTTATGTATGAAACAATAAAGACTTCTTACTGTCGCTTACATAAGAAGACATCATTAACTCAGCCTGAGCTTCTAATTATTGGAGCTTTGACAG GCCTCACCGCGAGTACAATCAGCTTCCCGCTAGAGGTGGCGAGGAAGCGGCTCATGGTGGGTGCCCTGCAAGGGAAGTGCCCACCTCACATGATCGCTGCACTGTCGGAGGTGGTCCAAGAGGAGGGCATCCAGGGGCTCTACCGCGGTTGGGGCGCCAGCTGCCTAAAGGTGATGCCCAATTCCGGCATCACTTGGATGTTCTACGAGGCATGGAAGGACATCCTTTTGAGCGACAAGTACAAGCACCATGCTTAG
- the LOC102716244 gene encoding ER membrane protein complex subunit 3, whose amino-acid sequence MAEELVLDTAIRDWVLVPLSVVMVLIGVLRYFVAKLMRSPSASPSPDPKLVKEGQVVIRARNLRMNAQYIPAKAFKSRKVYYTNEENGLLHVPKEEAQKAQAAMFSDPNMAMDMMKKNLSMIVPQTLTFAWVNFFFSGFVAAKIPFPLTPRFRGMLQNGIDLSTVDVSYVSSRSWYFLNLFGLRGLFSLILGEENATDDAQKMMQMGGGFGGNPTMSLAAEKDSLDIIQHDWALPKMEHHAEEVLRKLLKK is encoded by the exons ATGGCGgaggagctggtgctggaCACGGCGATCCGGGACTGGGTCCTCGTCCCGCTCTCCGTCGTGATGGTGCTCATCGGCGTGCTCCGCTACTTCGTCGCCAAGCTGATGCGCTCCCCGtcggcctccccctcccccgacCCCAAGCTCGTCAAGGAGGG ACAAGTGGTGATTAGGGCGAGGAACCTGAGGATGAATGCGCAATACATCCCGGCCAAGGCCTTCAAGTCACGCAAGGTTTATTACACCAACGAG GAAAACGGATTGCTTCATGTCCCGAAAGAGGAAGCACAGAAAGCTCAGGCAGCCATGTTTTCAGATCCAAACATGGCCATGGACATGATGAAGAAGAACCTCTCTATGATTGTTCCTCAG ACGCTTACATTTGCATGGGTGAACTTCTTCTTTTCGGGTTTTGTTGCAG CTAAGATTCCGTTTCCATTGACTCCGCGGTTCAGGGGAATGCTGCAAAATGGGATAGACCTGAGTACTGTTGATGTGAGCTATGTTAGCAGCCGTTCATG GTATTTTCtcaatttgtttggtttgaggGGTCTCTTCAGTCTGATCCTTGGTGAAGAAAATG CTACTGATGATGCACAAAAGATGATGCAGATGGGTGGTGGATTTGGCGGTAATCCCACAATG AGTTTGGCTGCAGAGAAAGATAGCCTGGATATCATCCAGCATGACTGGGCTTTACCAAAGATGGAGCATCATGCTGAGGAAGTGTTGAGGAAGCTTCTGAAGAAATGA